The nucleotide window tgtcaCCGCTTTTGTTCATCCTGGCCCTGGAGCCCTTCCTACAAGCGGTAAAGGACAACCCAGATATCTCGGGGGTGGCGGTGGAGGCAGACAACCACAAAATcgcagcatatgcggacgatatgcTATTTTTTATAACTAACCCAGAAATCTCCCTCCCAAACCTCATGGCAGAGTTTAAGACATACGGCCAAATCGCCAACCTCAAGATAAATTACGCTAAATCCTCTATACTTAACATTGGCTTCCCCCGGAAGAGGGCAGACCAAATTCAACAACATTTTCCCTTCCAATGGCAGGATGCCGCTATCAAATACCTGGGGGTGAAGCTCACGGCCGACCTATCCAAACTTTACCATATGAACTTCACCCCACTGATGGCAACACTACGAAAGAACCTCACGGAATGGGCCACACCTCACTTTTCCTGGCTCGGCAGGGTGGCCATTGCcaaaatgaacatcctcccaCGGGTACTTTACCTATTCCAGACACTACCACTCCAACTCCCTACCACATTCTTCTCCGCACTCCGCACCCTCCTCATTAAATTTATCTGGAAGGGCACTAAACCCAGACTCAAATACACACAACTCCCACTCCCTAAAACGGCAGGAGGCCTGGCCGTTCCTGATTTCAAACTGTATTACCAAGCATGCCACATGCAACGAGTCCTGGAATGGGCAAAAGAGGGGATTAGCAAACCCTGGAAGGCCATCGAAACACACCACGCAGGCAGGCCCCTTTCAGCCCTCCTATGGCTGGATCCATCGATCGGTAGGCGGCTAGTCCACCAACAACCCTTCACCGCCGCCACCCTAAGCGTATGGCACTCACAAGCGAGGAAACTACGCCTCTCCTCCTTCCCATCCCCGCTACTACCTCTGGCGTACAAGCCGGAGTTTGAACCGGGGGTAACCCCGGTCTTACCCCCGGTTCAAACTCCGGCTTGTACGCCAGAGGTAGTAGCGGGGCCTCCGCTGCGTCCTCCCTCAAACCATACCCAGACTCCGAGACATGACCGCCAATGGGAAAATCGTGTCCCTACAGACGCTCACGGACACACCCACCCAGCCCTTCATGACAACGTTTAGATACACCCAAATTAAGACCTACATCACCGCTATACCACAACATCCAGACGTATATAGGGACCTTACGCCATTCGAACAACTGTGCCAGGACCCGGAGCCCATGCCCCATAGTATTTCCTACCTCTACTCCATGCTACAACGACAACAGGGACACCCCCCACTCCCCTTCATGTCCAAATGGGAGACCACCATAGGGGAAACATTTACCGagacccagtggcacaagatctgCGACCTAGTACACCATTGCGCAATCGCTAGCAAAACCCAAGAAACTGCCTACAAGGTTCTCACACAGTGGTACCTGACCCCAGAACGCTTACAGAGAATGCATTTGGATGCGGACGgcctctgctggaggtgtaagAGAGGGACAGGATCCtttctccacatatggtgggaatgcccactcatAGTACCGTTCTGGGAGAAAATAGCTGCCATGGTGGCCATGTTCACGGACAATGTCCCACCCTTCCAGCCCGCCCCGTACCTCCTACACCACACGACAATCCCCACATCACGCTACAAACGCTCCCTGACCATCCGAATCCTTAACGTTGCAAAACACCTAATACCTTTGCACTGGAAAAAAGACACAACCCCAACACTCTCCCTGTGGTTTACTAGAATGGAGGAGTTACGAGTCACGGAGGAGATCTGGTATTCAGCCCAAGACcgaacacagacatacttagacacatggaCACCCTGGTTGGCACGGGTGGGTACAGAGGCATTTCGGACTACGCACTTGACCATGGGGGGAGGGACCGACAATTCCCAGGAGGAGACGCTAGGAGACTAGCGGGGCGACCTACACCTGGCCTAAAACGCGATATCCCACTCCCACACCACGTCGGAGCGGGGTGGGGCGCGTGTTCGGGGGTCCCTGGGGGCGAGGGCCGACCCCGCGGGGGCGTGCGGCGGGGGCTGTGACGCCATCTGGGGTGAGACCGCCTGTGGAGCCCGGGGCGGCCTGCAGCCTCGCTAGCGAAGGGGGTGGAAGTGCGCCAGTTCTGTGAGCGAGAAAGCTCATTAGTTTGGAGGGAGTCGCAGGATGCCCCTTAGGTTATTCCCATCAACACCACCTATACCGCTGGGCAGAACCGAAGCACACTAAGGGAGGGGGCCATCATCTCACAATATAGCCACTCAGGGCCCTGGACACAGGGTCACTGGGGGGCTGCGCGTCCTGAAGGGACCATGCACACCAGGTGGCCACATGTCTCACTACTGCCTAGAGACCACAGAGTAGGCATGGGGAATagacaaacaaaacacaacaacGGTGGGGCAGGCAAAACCACTCAACGTAGAAATGGTATATATCGAATATAACAGAGTACTAAACACCACCATGTAAcaccggacctgcgagtccacaacGCACATGCTATTTACTCATGAAAGCGACCTGCGAGTCGCCCAGACATGTATGTCATAACATGCCTTCCGATGTATAAACTTCTGCGAATGACcagagggacctgcgagtccgcatTTCTCCTTTCAATGTtgcaaaaccaacaaaaaaagaaaaagtttaataaaaagatatttaccaaaaaaaaaaaataaataaagatgacAAAATGGTCAGCAAAGATCTTGAGCTTCAGGCCTGGGTGGAAGAAATCTTCACAAAAGGCTTCTTGGGACGTACATCTTCAGGAGTCCCTTGTTCTCTGGAAACACGGACAGAGCTAACTAAATACCTGACCATGGTGATATTCACATGTTCTGGTCAGCATGCTGCAGTCAACAGTGGCCAGTTTGACTTCTACTCTTGGCTGCCCAATGGTCCATCATCAATGAGGAAGCCACCACCTATTGTGAAGGGTGCTGCCAGACTGTGCTAGATGCTTTGCCAGAAGTAAACACAACCACGAATGCCATTGCTGTTGAGTGGCTGCTTAGTCATGAACCAGAGGACAAGAGACCTCTAGGTAACTATCCAGACAAGCGTTTTACAGAGGAGACTCCACAAGCCATGATTAAGGAATTTCAGGAAAGTTTGGAAGGGATTTCCAAGCAGATCCACGAGAAAAACTCTACTATCCAAGGCTTGACCTACCTATATCTGAATCCAAAGAACATTGAGAGCAGTGTGTCAATTTAACATCTCCTCCAATGCTTCTAGATCTTACGAGCATCTAATCTATGCCTCACGGAAGATGTTGATGGCTTGACACATATTAGATCACTATGCAATAACTTATGGCTTCTGCTACACTTACTAATCCTCAATGTTGCCAGTGTTTCTATGCAAATAAAACCAAAGCATTGCTtgtacaactaaaaaaaaaaaaaggaatataaataACTGTCACATGGATGATCAATATCAATAACCTAGATACCAGTTCATTACCACCGACAACTGTTGTCACACACTAAATTAGAGTTAATCTTTAACTCTAATTAACTGTCCACCATGGAAGGTATATTTGTGCTTACCAGTGACGAGGGACTCTTCTGGGTACACAAACTGTGCAGGTTTTATGAAATGATGCTTCTTTAATAGGTTTATTGGTTTGAATCCAATTAGCACCAAACTAGGATCATCAAATCGCTTCAGTTGCTCAGTCTCCTCCTTCTCTAGAACAATCTTACGATTTCCATATGTCTGCATACAAGTGAAAGGAAGAAAAATTAGTAACAACAATATAGTGCTCTTTGGTCTTTTAGGGTAGCATATAATACTATTAACAATGTAGTTTATGCTGACTCTTGCCTTTAAGTACACACAATACAATAGGAAGTTAGCGCTAATTAACAGACAATATGTAAATGGAAAGAAACCCAAACGAAGGAAACCCCTCAAATCTTTCAACAAATCAAGAAAGCAATACGAAGAGATGGCGCAGTCCAACTCCATCTCTTCGTATTGCTTTCTTGCCTTTAGATGTACACAATTATTAATGTAGATGCACGTATATCATTCAAGTAGGAAAGAGACTGTCCTGTATTCAAGCGGTACAAGGAATACTGGTCAGCATTACAGGTAAACACTGGTGGAAAGATGCTGGAAGCAGAGATTGGCTTTACATAGGCGCACCCTTTCTTCTAAATGTGACCTCTTTATGTGCACTATATAAACTGTATTAGAAATATATGAAATAGAATGACTTCCTGCAAATGTCTATTTATGGAGGTTTTACACTTGATTAAAGTGCAATAGTTTAATGGACCTGATTGGCAGTACAATGTATGTGAACATCATATTATTCCTGCTGCAGTCCATGCACCGATGGAAGCAAATGCTGAATAATTAATTTGTCGTTACAGGTATCCCTGTAGCAATTACGGTAATTcttttacaataaaataagtacCACTCTGCACATTAATTCAGGTAATTTATTaagttttaatataaaattatttatgcaTGTGTTACTTAAAGTGGCAGGCTTAGCACCATAGCAATTGAAACCCAGTGTTGTGGCTATGGTGTAGAGAGGTAATAGGCAGTGGCACCATCCCACAGTGTTCCGTCAATCCATAACCCAACAAATCTCAAGCAGTGTTGGCACAGAAATGATATCTGTCATGCAAAAAGTGTAAATTCTGTATTATCAAGTCAGCTGAAGAATAAGAGATTTCTGGGTGCAGTGGAGAGTGCTAGTTTTGTCAAACTATTTCCAAACAAATAAATGTAGTGTTTTAGTGGTTATCTAAAAATATGCTTTATGTTATGATTTGACATCTTTGCACCTGAGATCGTTTTGTATCACTGGGAAGAAGAAGACTTCCTGTTTCCTTGTTGAATGTTCGTGTCTTTGTCTTTACCGGTTCATTGGACTCACGGTACAATTTCACAGGGGCGGGTTTCACGGCTTTCTGAACCAAGTTAAATACCCCCACTGAGAGAGACACTTCATTCCCTAGTTTAAAGATAAGTCTGCCAAaaatggaggggaggagagaacacAGATTATAAAACCAGTAAGGAAAAGTAAAAAGAACAATAAATCCAAACATGGAAAAATACAAGCTGAGAGTAGTTCATGACATGACACTAACAGGGAATTGATGAGGACACTTACATTGGTCATACTGTATCAGGAACATTTTGTAACATAGCAGACAAAGCCATGTAAATAGCAGATTATATTTGGAAATTGTGTAGCTGATATACATGAATGTATGACTTCTGTTATATCTTACTGCTCAGCtaagttgtaagtttaataaaaaataaaattaataaataaaaatgggaagTGATTTTAACATATATAATTTAGGTCCTATCTTGGTTAAAATGCATGGCCATTAACAATTAgcaggccaaaaggtagatccccggaTGTTTTGAAACTAaagtttccatgatgctttgttattctaaaggcaatctaaagacatgcaaaggatcatgggagttgtagttctacaacatctggggatctaacttttgggcACCCTTGCTGTAGGCACTAGAACTATTTAAtctaattgaattggttatagtgactGGAGTCCCAAAGCGCTGTCCCTCCACTCCATGTTAAACTACTATTCAGCAGACTAACATTGAATGAGGGTTCCTGGCTTTACATAGCCCCATCTCCACTGAAGGTCTGGCCAAGGCAGATataacacttccttctagccatactgaTTCTTACCATAATTATTCATACTGTATAGGCTAAATGAGGTCAGTTGACACTATTAGACAGTAACTGCTGCCCAGGCAACATTTTCACACAAaatatttaaccacttaaggacgtagcttcaaaaactggacttacccttaaggacacaagccatttttgcattcttTGCGGTTTGTgttcaacacatattatatacagtttttcagagggcaaaaagggcattaatttgatgtcacatatacatagacaaattctcaattataaaacaaatgcccaaaaaattaaaaaaaaacatttttttcaagtgttttggcaataatagcgtgtgcataatatgtccagctttaaaaaaggaattcaaaatcaattcatttatgtgtcttgatttatagagtacataatatgtataggatttcagcttattttgaaagttacaggtcacaaaataaaagggctaaaataaaatttcgggggcggggccaagctgcAGAACGGAGGGGTCGCATGGCACTACAGCTCCAGCGATTCAAACTCAAAATACCCTAAATTAACCTAACCAAAACGGCCACAAACCTAAGCCATAACAGAGGAGCCGAGATGGGACGCAAAAATAAGAAACAGAAGACTGAACAGCCCAGACCTGGCCTCGATATTGGAgccatgtggagacaggcagcgACCGGGCCCAAGATGGGCGACTTCCCAGACACTTACTCCGATCTGTCAGACGACTTCTCCCAGGGGGAGGACGCACATAACCCCCCTGGCCAACCGGTAATACCTACCAAGTCTCTGGACCCCAATAATGCACCCGTCACAACAGCGGTGCTCAAGGCGCTGCTGACAGGCCTGCAGACTACGCTCCAGATGGAAATGGTGGGCCTCCGCACGGACCTCCAGGGCATAACCAGGAGACTGGGCAACCTGGAAGACACCTCCGCCACTGCAGCGGCCCATATTACCTCCATGCAACAAGAGATAAGGAGTCTACAGAGCAAAACGGAGCGGCGGTTCGCCGCACTGGAGGACGCACTCCGAGCGGCCAACTTAAAGGTACGAGGAATACCAGACGACATGCCGGCGGAGGAATTACCGCACTTTGTGCGACCACTCCTGGCAGCGCTGCTACCACCACAGCAAGCTAAAGCCATAAGCCTAGCCGGCGTCCACAGAGTCCCCAAACCGGCCAAAGCCCCAACAGCGGCCTCCAGAACACCATAATCCGCTTTAAGCGGAGGGAGGACAGAGCGGCAACTATGGCGGCAGCAAGGAACCATGCCTAGTACTGCTTTGAATACATGTCACTCACCTTCTTCACGGACTTGTCTGGCAGTACCTTGGCATGGAGGAGATCGTTTAAGCCAATCACCATGCTCCTTCAACAACAAGGCATAACATACAGATGGCGCCCATACCGTTCCCTGCTGGTAACAAAGGGTGAGACCACCCACGAGGTTTACGATCTGCAAGGAGCATAGGACTTATTACCCAAGCTGGGCCTGCCTCAGGAGGCCACGCACCCCACGGCACACCCCGAGGCCACCAAGCCACGACACAGGTGGGATCCTGAAAAGGCGAAAACTTTTGTCCCGCGACGACTCGGACATGGCTCCCCTCCCGACAACCCACCGTGACAGCTCCCAGAGACATTCACGAAAAATTAATGGCTGGGACTATTTGACCAAACCACAAATAGTGGTCACTTGCCATGACCCCACGGTTGTTTATGTTATGGTAAATTTACTTGCTTATTTAGCCTAATTAGCCTGTTTTGCTTAATGTTACACTTTTTAGCCTCTCCTCACTACCACACATACGGATGATGCCAGATATCCACACGTAACACACTCACGCCTCTGCCACCCACCCGATCAATTACCTCCCCCTCCCCGTCTGCCCTCAGCGGATGCCAGACGATGCATACCCCCCAAACTGTGGACAGACGGGCATAACTCACACCCAGCAACCAGATACTTCATAAGCCACACACCCACTTACACAGCTACAACAAGAAATCCACATCCCATCACAGCACAATACACTGCCTTACTCAGCCTTCTAACTTTCGGAACAGCCCACTACAAGCATAGTGGGGTATACTTATTGGCACATACACGAACAGCGCAAACTTAACCGCTTAGCATGCCACACATCAATTATCAATTGGTTATTCTAAAACCTCTATCATACTCAACTTTCAAGCACACATAGGTTAACCAGCCGATGTTATAATTAACCTGCTTCACCATGTGTACATATTCTCTTTAACGAACCTACATGTTACTAGTCTATCTcatcaaaatataaaatgtacaacATCTTAGCTATGCCAAGAAATGCTATGTAATTGCTCGCactcgctgttgtggcattgcaaaaGTGAATGTAatcttatgcacaagaaaaataaagaattaaaaaaataaaatgtcaatgtgaaacaattttagaagttggtttgtttgtcttgtaggtttagtagccatcacagaaaacaaaattgccacacaaaaatatatatttatacatagtagacatcacaggctatttacctaaggttattttgacactttatgTAGCCATTTAatcaccaatctctgctaaatattggagtaaaattgtgttttttctctattttggcatatacacacataagatttttgtaatgtgtatttcgtaaagctggtgtgtgctattcctgcaaagaaccccatattgtgttcagctacatctgctgatttTAACGATACACCCATTATATCCCTTCAGCagtattctgtgaagctacaattccatataagagacaaggctatttcagtttctatagttagaattttagtagatggatttgatgggcctatgtctcattttgagGTATTATAgttgtttgactgttcaaataacccctcAAAGGGTTTCCTTATATGGTATATAGAGTGCCTTAAATTGTCacaattttttcaccaatttatgtaaaTGTTAGtggtgagggggaaaaaaaaaagtgatttttacatacatgttgcattttgcagagtatttcttacacttgatatgtaccactgtcataaaatccaaCAAactatgctcagttacatcttctgagtaaaacaatatgcccaatgtatgacctagacactattttgtgaagttacagtgctgtaaaagagacatgacaagttcaggtttaagagtgaattttCATGGAAGATTTTAATCCGTGTACCACTTTGGAggacttgagcaggctacatattccagctacaccataaaggccatttcttaaagaagacatcccagggtattttaaaaggcacattttgaaccttagcgtgggataatttttccgctagcttgtaccaagtgtagtggtaataagcattttttcagcCTTTTTgaaacacaaagtgagtttgaacagtatattttgcaaaccttatgtgtgctacggttgtataatacttcatatgttgctcagctatgttgtctgagtacagcaatacccccgtatgtacctttgccagatataccgtatatacttgagtagaagttttttgtgctgaaaaagtccCACTCGacctatactcgagtcactgtctgtattatggcaacttacattgccataatacagacaagaaccgccgggctcattacaagcccggcggtccttttAGGGGCTGGCAGAAAGCTGTAActaacctttcctgcagctcctgtcagctcccttctctctcctccggtcagctcccctgcaaGTATCGAGGGTTAGAGACTtgcaggggagctgaccagaggagagagaaggaagctgacaggagctgaagGAAAGGttagtaaacgcttcctgccagccccctcctacacagtgcacaccactggaccaccagggaatgagagcccctccctggccatgtatcaagcaaggagggggggggggggggacgaaaaaaaataaatacaaatttaaataataataaaataataatattaaaaaaaataataataaaaatgccgactccccaccaaggctctgcatcacacacacacacacagcattcatacacacacaatttaccagtagctgctgcatttcccaccctagactTATACTcgggtcaataagttttcccattttttgggggtaaaattaggggtctcgacttatattcgggttgacttatactctagtatatacggtatgtggacattgaaggggcacatttgagacacagccaaaCTTTTTATACTGTGTCcaggttccattttggagtatttATCCCAACACCAAAttacccactaacttccacccaccccagctagatatagatatagatatatatatagatatatatatagatatatatatagatatatatatagatatatatatagatatatatatagatatatatatagatatatatatatatatatatatatacagggagtgcagaattattaggtaagttgtatttttgaggattaattttattattgaacaacaactatgttctcaatgaacccaaaaaactcattaatatcaaagctgaatatttttggaagtagtttttagtttgtttttagttatagctattttagggggatatctgtgtgtgcaggtgactattactgtgcataattattaggcaacttaacaaaaaacaaatatatacccatttcaattatttatttttaccagtgaaaccaatataacagttcaacattcacaaatatacatttctgacattcaaaaacataacaaaaacaaatcagtgaccaatatagccacctttctttgcaaggacactcaaaagcctgccatccatggattctgtcagtgttttgatctgttcaccatcaacattgcgtgcagcagcaaccacagcctcccagacactgttcagagaggtgtactgttttccctccttgtaaatctcacatttgatgatggaccacaggttctcaatggggttcagatcaggtgaacaaggaggccatgtcattagattttcttcttttataccctttcttgccagccacgctgtggagtacttggacgcgtgtgatggagcattgtcctgcatgaaaatcatgtttttcttgaaggatgcagacttcttcctgtaccactgcttgaagaaggtgtcttccagaaacttgcagtaggactgggagttgagcttgactccatcctcaacccgaaaaggccccacaagctcatctttgataatACCAGcacaaaccagtactccacctccaccttgctggcgtctgagtcggactggagctctctgccctttaccaatccatccatctggcccatcaagactcactctcatttcatcagtccataaaaccttagaaaaatcagtcttgagatatttcttggcccagtcttgacgtttcagcttgtgtgtcttgttcagtggtggtcatctttcagcctttcttaccttggccatgtctctgagtattgcacaccttgtgcttttgggcactccagtgatgttgcagctctgaaatatggccaaactggtggcaagtggcatcttggcagctgcacgcttgacttttctcagttcatgggcagttattttgcgccttggtttctccacacgcttcttgcgaccctgttgactattttgaatgaaacgcttgattgttcgatgatcacgcttcagaagctttgcaattttaagagtgctgcatccctctgcaagatatctcactatttttgacttttctgagcctgtcaagtccttcttttgacccattttgccaaaggaaaggaagttgcctaataattatgcacacctgatatagggtgttgatgtcattagaccacaccccttctcattacagagatgcacatcacctaatatgcttaattggtagtaggctttcgagcctatacagcttggagtaagacaacatgcataaagaggatgatgtggtcaaaatactcatttgcctaataattctgcactccctgtatatatatatatatatatatatatatatatatatatatatatatatatatatatatatatatatatatatatatacatacatacatacatacacacacacatttttttatttattttttttaataaaaatgtaaaattaataaaatacatttaaaaaaataaaagttatggggttaaattttttttttttttttttaaatcagatcacagtaaaacatagtccctgccaattgatcactgaagtCAGTGATcatttggcagggaaggggttgtttttatttaaaatcggTAAAGCGGGGGTGGGATTTCAAACTAACTATTTTTTTCACAGAGGGAGAAGATCTCTGCTGATCCATCTCGCTGCACTACACACAGAACGCGGAAGCACAGGGAGGCGGATCACAAGTCCCTGCAGCACacgtgctcgctctgacagcctgtcagagcgatcacagctgcagAGACTGTGCGATCGGGTGCTCCGGGTCTCCCTCAAATACCGAGGCAGATCGGCGGAGCGTTAACCCCGTGATCGCggcaatctggggttaactttagtaaattatgaaaattttccgtcatgcgtcgttaaggggttaaagtatcatGATCAGAAAAGTAAACAAAATGTAGAATCAGCAGCCACaccccattgatttttttttgtagtgttgcAGCAGTTTTCTGATCAGTAGACTTTGATAACTCTCCCCTAAAAAGTCACATgaagggggcggagcttggaCCTGAAGCGGAGCAGTCGCCATTTCTGCACGCTCCCAAAACTCCTGATAAAAATCTAGAAACACCCTGAGAAGAGACGGACGGATCACCAAACTAACCCCAAAAACGGCTTCTGGGGGGAGAGGCGCACACTTTCATGCCTTTTTTTCAAACCCCACGATCTGGCAAGGTGAAACGGAGGCTTAAGGCCTATCCCACGCCCAATATCACCGGACTGGAGTATTTCCTCAACGGGATCTTCACCCGAGGTGAGCCAGACCCAGCAGACAGCCCCCAGCCGACCCCCAATACTGCCCCAACGAACATGGGGAGG belongs to Pelobates fuscus isolate aPelFus1 chromosome 7, aPelFus1.pri, whole genome shotgun sequence and includes:
- the LOC134568611 gene encoding LOW QUALITY PROTEIN: hydroperoxide isomerase ALOXE3-like (The sequence of the model RefSeq protein was modified relative to this genomic sequence to represent the inferred CDS: inserted 1 base in 1 codon), whose protein sequence is LGQTPGPNNPIFLSSDPEWDWTLAKIWARNSDFQVHEIGPHLLRTHLLAEVFNIATARQLPMGHPLYKLIVPHLRYTLEINVLARNQLIGPGDLFDEAFVTGNGGVPVLLKKAMDELTYTCLCIPDDIKERGMESVPNYYYREDGMKVWLAVERLVSGIVNYYYPDDKMVSKDLELQAWVEEIFTKGFLGRTSSGVPCSLETRTELTKYLTMVIFTCSGQHAAVNSGQFDFYSWLPNGPSSMRKPPPIVKGAXQTVLDALPEVNTTTNAIAVEWLLSHEPEDKRPLGNYPDKRFTEETPQAMIKEFQESLEGISKQIHEKNSTIQGLTYLYLNPKNIESSVSI